One candidate division KSB1 bacterium genomic region harbors:
- a CDS encoding glycosyltransferase yields the protein MKCLKILHLLTLSDLGGAERMVLTLGSSLDRKYFNSAIACLQGGGLLEFEAHRLGLPFYVLPSRIPTAFYRLVKLLRDEKIDLLQTHGARAEFLGACAGRVAGVKTISTLHDLYGFNNRYKVLLNRCCDPFIKRYVSVSEIGRRCAIERFGILPHRVQVIENGIELPIRVTQDRIDNLKRSLRIRDELLVVTVANLRPVKGHIHILRAVQSMSPEERKKFVFCFVGADQMNGELQRIAADMQVTDHIVFAGFQADISLYLGAADLFLLASEDEGLPLALLEAMAAACPVIACNVGGVPEVIQEGFNGLLIEPRSPQAIKEALLKLAAKAELRRMLGDKASETAKARFSAENMVSKYAELYRRLVTA from the coding sequence ATGAAGTGCCTCAAGATTCTGCACCTCTTGACCTTGAGCGACCTCGGCGGCGCCGAACGCATGGTGCTGACGCTCGGCAGCTCTTTGGATCGCAAGTATTTCAATTCCGCGATTGCCTGCCTCCAGGGCGGCGGCCTTCTCGAGTTCGAAGCCCATCGTCTGGGATTGCCTTTTTATGTCCTGCCCTCCCGAATCCCTACTGCGTTTTACCGCTTGGTAAAATTGCTTCGTGACGAAAAGATCGACCTTTTGCAAACGCACGGCGCGCGCGCCGAATTTCTCGGCGCCTGCGCAGGTCGAGTCGCCGGTGTAAAGACTATTTCAACTCTGCATGACCTTTACGGTTTCAATAACCGGTACAAAGTGCTTCTCAACCGTTGCTGCGATCCTTTTATCAAACGCTATGTCTCGGTCAGCGAAATCGGCCGACGTTGCGCGATCGAGCGGTTCGGTATTCTTCCTCACCGCGTACAAGTGATTGAAAACGGTATCGAATTGCCCATCCGAGTTACTCAAGATAGAATCGACAATCTGAAACGATCTTTAAGAATACGTGACGAGCTGCTGGTCGTAACAGTTGCCAATCTTCGACCGGTCAAGGGCCATATCCACATTCTGCGCGCCGTTCAGTCAATGAGTCCCGAGGAACGGAAGAAATTTGTTTTCTGTTTTGTGGGCGCCGATCAAATGAACGGAGAGCTGCAGCGGATAGCGGCGGATATGCAGGTGACGGATCATATTGTTTTTGCGGGTTTTCAAGCTGATATATCCCTATATTTGGGTGCCGCGGATTTATTTTTGTTGGCATCGGAAGATGAGGGCCTGCCGCTGGCGCTTTTAGAGGCGATGGCTGCCGCTTGCCCAGTAATCGCCTGCAATGTGGGCGGCGTTCCCGAGGTGATCCAAGAAGGATTCAATGGACTGCTCATCGAGCCGCGGTCGCCGCAGGCGATCAAAGAGGCGCTTCTAAAACTTGCCGCCAAGGCCGAATTGAGACGGATGTTGGGCGACAAAGCCTCCGAGACGGCAAAAGCGCGCTTTTCAGCAGAAAACATGGTTAGTAAATATGCTGAGCTTTACCGTCGACTTGTCACTGCTTAG
- a CDS encoding glycosyltransferase, whose amino-acid sequence MSHERLKKPIKIVRLQSRICIGGPSLHTELLSKYLPAFGYRNILIGGALDPGEFCRMDELRAAGYDVRCVSSMQRSTSIIADLAAVYHIYRLLRKEKPLIVCTHTAKAGAAGRIAALLAGVPLIFHTFHGHVFHGYFPKIVTKVFLLIERLLARFTTCLVAISPSQLHELSSVYHVAPASRFRVIRLGFELEPYLQLKPTEVLKKKLGLKPDAVLIGIIGRLVPIKNHLSALRILQILLQKDHRYHLLIVGDGPERANLEAYVQKDGLEKHVHFTGWRTDMLFIYEGIDLLLLTSLNEGTPVTIIEAMAAGVPVVASRVGGVPDLIKHGVTGLSFAVDDEKAAADCVEKAINDRTLRMRLVEGARRFVAGTYHYRRMIHEMDVLYRHFLQKIM is encoded by the coding sequence GTGTCTCATGAGCGTCTAAAAAAGCCCATAAAAATCGTTCGGCTTCAATCCCGCATCTGCATCGGCGGCCCGTCGCTTCATACCGAGCTCCTCTCGAAATACCTGCCTGCCTTTGGATACCGTAATATTCTTATTGGCGGGGCGCTCGATCCGGGCGAATTTTGCCGTATGGACGAGCTGCGGGCGGCAGGATACGACGTCCGCTGCGTGTCATCTATGCAGCGTTCGACGTCCATTATCGCCGATTTAGCGGCTGTATATCATATTTATCGCCTGTTGCGCAAAGAAAAACCGCTGATTGTCTGCACTCATACCGCCAAGGCGGGCGCTGCGGGACGCATAGCCGCTTTGTTGGCAGGCGTCCCTTTGATTTTTCACACTTTTCATGGCCATGTTTTCCATGGGTATTTCCCAAAAATCGTTACCAAAGTTTTTCTGCTGATTGAACGACTGCTCGCGCGCTTCACGACCTGTCTTGTTGCCATCAGCCCGAGCCAGCTCCACGAATTGAGCAGTGTTTATCACGTAGCACCCGCATCCAGATTTCGAGTTATCCGGCTTGGATTCGAACTCGAACCGTATCTGCAGCTCAAGCCGACGGAGGTTTTGAAAAAAAAACTTGGGCTCAAGCCTGATGCCGTCCTAATCGGCATCATCGGCCGCCTGGTGCCGATCAAAAACCATCTCTCCGCATTACGCATTCTGCAAATTTTACTGCAAAAGGATCACCGCTATCACCTGCTTATCGTCGGCGACGGACCGGAACGGGCCAATCTAGAAGCATATGTTCAAAAGGATGGGCTTGAAAAGCATGTTCATTTCACAGGATGGAGAACGGACATGCTTTTCATTTATGAAGGCATCGATCTGCTGCTGCTCACTTCCTTGAATGAAGGGACGCCGGTAACCATTATCGAGGCCATGGCTGCCGGCGTGCCGGTCGTGGCTTCGCGAGTCGGCGGTGTTCCTGACCTGATCAAACACGGCGTAACCGGCCTCAGCTTTGCAGTCGACGATGAAAAGGCCGCAGCAGACTGCGTGGAAAAAGCAATAAATGACCGGACGCTGCGAATGCGGCTTGTCGAAGGAGCCCGACGATTTGTAGCCGGCACCTATCATTATAGACGAATGATTCATGAAATGGACGTATTATATAGGCATTTCTTGCAAAAAATAATGTAA
- a CDS encoding capsule assembly Wzi family protein: MLYYGLVSVSQSQTVYVPADYWVYDFLDRLESKQVLPVVLNGTRPMTRIEIAEHLKVIIEQNPALDRVEREQLDFLRFEFQEELAEKADVNYPSRIHSLTKNRWIDPWLPDFIYPQGRHFFEIDHGPLRARWDPIFLRSRMTADDDTVKKNERVNIDTNGFLLWGTLGKLVGYYADVRDTREWGTRLYPGGNATAPRLGFVQGNTRQIYHDETIAYVTLQKRWALLMFGKGVNLWGPGRFGQLMLSDYATSYDQLKFQITLPRLKFTSMISWLRAYSPDYYFGADSRRMMTAHRLEFAPFRRITFGLQETVVFSPKNFEAGYANPVMFFRSAEHYYGDNGNAAMGVDAKLKLIRNVKLYGELFIDDLMTGKLGTPYYGNKYGYTIGCHYTDWLRVPQLDLFLEYSRIRPYTYSHKSPESVYQHFSTVLGHWIGPNSDLLTGSMTFRTSRRLQFICTTQYRRHGANPPDRNVGGDVDRPHQIQTDSLDAVFLDGLLNTIWSWKMNVRYEALRNLYFKVGLGWEQRRIQNDSKENLQQSRRELELSFQFNF, encoded by the coding sequence TTGCTCTACTACGGGCTGGTTTCTGTTTCGCAGAGCCAGACGGTCTATGTTCCCGCCGACTATTGGGTCTATGATTTCCTGGATCGTTTGGAAAGCAAACAGGTCCTGCCGGTGGTGTTGAACGGCACCCGCCCGATGACCCGCATTGAAATTGCCGAACACTTAAAGGTGATCATCGAGCAGAACCCGGCGCTCGATCGGGTTGAGCGCGAACAACTCGATTTCCTCCGCTTCGAATTTCAAGAAGAGCTGGCGGAAAAAGCCGACGTCAATTATCCCAGCCGTATTCATAGTCTGACGAAAAACCGATGGATTGACCCTTGGCTGCCGGATTTTATTTATCCTCAGGGACGGCACTTTTTCGAGATAGATCACGGCCCGTTGAGAGCGCGTTGGGATCCGATTTTTTTACGCAGCCGCATGACCGCCGATGACGATACCGTAAAAAAAAATGAGCGGGTCAATATAGATACCAACGGCTTTCTGCTCTGGGGCACGCTCGGGAAATTGGTCGGTTACTATGCGGATGTGCGCGACACGCGCGAGTGGGGAACGCGCCTTTACCCCGGCGGCAACGCCACCGCGCCGCGGCTGGGTTTTGTGCAGGGCAACACACGGCAAATCTATCACGACGAGACGATCGCCTATGTGACCCTGCAAAAACGATGGGCCTTGTTGATGTTCGGCAAGGGCGTCAACTTGTGGGGGCCCGGTCGCTTTGGCCAATTGATGCTGTCGGATTATGCCACGAGCTATGATCAGCTCAAGTTTCAGATCACGCTGCCTCGTTTAAAGTTTACTTCAATGATTTCCTGGCTGCGCGCCTACTCGCCGGATTATTACTTTGGCGCCGACTCCCGCCGCATGATGACCGCGCATCGTTTAGAGTTTGCGCCGTTTCGCCGAATTACTTTCGGTCTTCAGGAAACCGTGGTCTTTTCTCCGAAAAATTTCGAGGCCGGATATGCAAATCCGGTCATGTTTTTTCGCTCCGCGGAGCATTATTACGGCGACAATGGTAACGCCGCCATGGGCGTCGATGCAAAGCTTAAATTAATTCGTAATGTCAAGCTTTACGGCGAACTCTTTATCGATGATCTGATGACCGGAAAATTGGGCACTCCCTATTACGGCAACAAGTACGGTTATACGATCGGCTGTCATTACACCGACTGGCTGCGCGTGCCGCAGTTGGACTTGTTTCTGGAATACTCTCGAATCAGACCCTATACCTACAGCCACAAAAGCCCGGAGAGCGTATATCAGCACTTTTCTACCGTGCTGGGACATTGGATCGGCCCTAATTCGGATCTCCTAACCGGTTCCATGACTTTTCGAACATCGCGGCGACTGCAGTTTATCTGCACCACCCAATACAGGCGACATGGCGCCAACCCGCCGGACCGCAATGTCGGCGGCGATGTCGATCGCCCGCATCAAATCCAGACCGATTCTCTCGACGCCGTCTTTTTAGATGGACTGCTAAATACCATATGGTCGTGGAAAATGAATGTCCGTTATGAGGCTCTCCGCAATCTTTATTTTAAGGTCGGCTTGGGGTGGGAACAGCGGCGAATCCAAAACGACTCGAAAGAGAATCTGCAGCAGTCGCGTCGTGAACTCGAACTCTCATTCCAGTTCAACTTTTAA
- a CDS encoding glycosyltransferase family 4 protein, producing MKRLAINALLLDPQAGGIAVYIKNLIDGILQENAEDWMPKIIMRREIMRAYGYHGGSEFLPVRVPTKPVLRIFAEIILLHNLLQTNRIDLLHAPISYYLPNGGVPTIITVHDLRILHFPESYVPMRRYFLQRAIPWAAHHAFHIIAVSHFTKNNLMQRLNVPAEKVTVIHSGISFERFNITFCKGERERVRSRYGLPEKYFLAVGHLEPRKNYERLIEAFSILRRRGIPHHLVIVGRENWQVYSIYERVRKLGLSGTVHFTRFVAPTDLPIIYQSSQVFVAPSLFEGFGFTPLEAMAAGVPVAVSNAASHPEICQNAALYFDPFDPKDMADKLELLLDDNSLRQELINRGFENIRRFSWKTCISQTLRVYQKCLMSV from the coding sequence TTGAAACGACTAGCAATCAATGCCCTGCTGCTGGATCCGCAGGCCGGCGGCATCGCCGTTTACATAAAAAATCTGATTGACGGCATTCTGCAGGAAAACGCCGAAGACTGGATGCCGAAAATTATCATGCGTCGGGAGATAATGCGGGCTTACGGCTATCATGGTGGGTCAGAATTTTTACCGGTTAGAGTGCCGACAAAACCTGTCTTGCGCATCTTTGCCGAAATCATATTGTTGCATAACTTGCTGCAAACCAACCGGATCGATTTACTCCATGCGCCGATCTCCTATTATTTGCCCAACGGCGGAGTGCCGACGATCATCACTGTGCATGATCTGCGAATTCTGCATTTTCCCGAAAGTTACGTTCCGATGCGCCGCTATTTTTTACAAAGAGCCATCCCTTGGGCAGCGCATCATGCTTTTCATATTATTGCCGTGTCTCACTTTACCAAAAATAACCTTATGCAGCGTTTAAATGTACCAGCGGAAAAAGTGACGGTCATCCATTCCGGAATCAGTTTTGAACGCTTTAATATTACCTTTTGTAAAGGTGAAAGAGAACGCGTGCGCAGCAGATATGGCCTGCCGGAGAAATATTTTCTTGCGGTCGGTCATTTGGAGCCGCGGAAGAATTACGAGCGACTCATAGAGGCCTTTTCGATTCTTCGACGGCGAGGCATTCCTCATCACTTGGTTATTGTCGGGCGTGAGAATTGGCAGGTTTATAGCATCTATGAGCGTGTGCGCAAACTTGGCTTGAGTGGAACTGTGCATTTTACCCGTTTTGTTGCTCCGACTGATTTGCCGATTATTTACCAATCGTCGCAGGTGTTCGTCGCTCCATCGCTCTTTGAAGGGTTCGGCTTCACTCCTTTGGAAGCCATGGCAGCAGGAGTACCGGTTGCGGTTTCAAATGCAGCCTCACACCCGGAAATATGCCAAAATGCGGCGCTTTATTTCGATCCTTTCGACCCGAAAGATATGGCCGACAAACTCGAATTACTGCTCGATGACAACTCTTTGCGACAGGAATTAATAAACCGAGGCTTTGAAAATATCAGGCGTTTCTCTTGGAAAACGTGCATATCGCAAACTTTACGGGTATATCAAAAGTGTCTCATGAGCGTCTAA
- a CDS encoding flippase — MTASAPKAPLLNPALLARNVGYNLFGMTLPLIVALVALPLLVQGLGAERFGILALSWVILGYFSVFDFGLGRVVINMIGERLGQGRNDEVPAIAWTGLFFLALLGGIMSVVLYFASPLLVHKILKISAELQPEALQAFRVLSVSVIFIILTVGLRAVQEAHQKFIVLNLIRSANGVLTYLAPLVLLPFTKTLWHYVGILAGVRALVMAVNALACALQFPDIRNRAQLDFRLAKPMFRLGGWMSISNLIGPVMVYFDRFLMGAWLSVAAVTFYVTPYEIISKLLVVTSAVVQVLFPAFSISLGADRAKTALLYERALKLLLLFFFPIALGVVLLARWGLALWLSPEFAVKSTGVAQWLAIGIFLNAPGQIAYILLQAGGRPDITAKIHVIEVPFYLVLLYFGVKLFGITGAAVVWTFRLLIELFVFLCLADKIVLMQAKNSQRFIRTTVIASIMLICLTFFQFSLWLAAALFLLGIILAISFLSPKQINLFKLVKGVVGGSI; from the coding sequence ATGACCGCTTCAGCCCCCAAAGCCCCGCTTTTGAATCCCGCTCTGCTGGCACGCAACGTCGGCTACAATCTTTTCGGCATGACGCTGCCGCTGATCGTAGCCCTCGTTGCCTTGCCGCTCTTGGTCCAAGGATTAGGAGCGGAACGGTTCGGCATATTAGCCCTTTCGTGGGTCATTTTGGGCTATTTCAGCGTGTTCGATTTCGGCCTTGGTCGGGTGGTCATCAACATGATCGGCGAAAGGTTGGGGCAGGGCCGAAACGACGAAGTTCCGGCGATTGCCTGGACCGGTCTTTTTTTCCTTGCGCTTCTCGGCGGGATCATGAGCGTTGTGCTCTATTTTGCGTCGCCGCTTCTGGTTCACAAAATCCTGAAAATTTCCGCCGAGTTGCAGCCGGAAGCGCTGCAGGCGTTTCGGGTGCTGTCCGTTTCGGTCATTTTTATTATACTGACTGTCGGACTGCGCGCGGTGCAGGAGGCGCATCAAAAATTTATTGTGCTCAACCTGATCCGATCGGCAAATGGGGTTCTGACATATCTGGCGCCGCTGGTACTGCTGCCGTTTACAAAAACTCTTTGGCATTACGTAGGCATCCTAGCCGGCGTTCGGGCTCTGGTGATGGCGGTTAACGCCCTCGCCTGCGCCCTTCAGTTTCCAGACATCCGCAATCGTGCCCAGCTCGATTTTCGTCTCGCCAAGCCCATGTTTCGCCTCGGCGGCTGGATGTCGATCAGCAACCTTATCGGCCCCGTAATGGTCTATTTTGACCGCTTTCTCATGGGGGCTTGGCTGTCGGTCGCCGCGGTCACCTTTTATGTTACCCCGTATGAAATTATCAGCAAGCTGCTGGTCGTCACTTCTGCGGTGGTGCAAGTCTTATTTCCGGCGTTTTCAATCAGCCTCGGCGCCGACCGCGCAAAAACCGCTTTGCTCTACGAGCGCGCTTTGAAGCTCTTGTTGTTGTTCTTTTTTCCGATTGCCCTTGGAGTCGTGCTCTTGGCGCGCTGGGGATTGGCGCTGTGGCTCTCGCCTGAATTTGCCGTCAAGAGCACGGGCGTCGCGCAATGGCTGGCCATAGGCATTTTCCTTAATGCACCGGGGCAGATTGCCTATATTCTTTTGCAGGCAGGCGGTCGCCCGGACATCACGGCCAAAATACATGTAATTGAAGTCCCTTTTTATTTGGTTCTGCTTTATTTCGGAGTAAAACTTTTCGGCATCACCGGCGCTGCGGTCGTTTGGACATTTCGGCTGCTGATAGAGTTGTTTGTTTTTCTCTGCCTTGCGGATAAAATTGTGCTTATGCAGGCGAAAAACAGTCAAAGATTTATCAGAACAACAGTTATCGCCTCGATTATGCTCATTTGCCTTACTTTTTTTCAGTTTTCCCTTTGGCTCGCTGCCGCGCTTTTTTTGCTCGGCATTATCCTTGCAATCAGTTTTTTGTCACCGAAACAGATAAATCTTTTCAAGCTGGTCAAAGGAGTAGTTGGGGGAAGCATATGA
- a CDS encoding class I SAM-dependent methyltransferase — MKNYYNQIRHDALALLPAEFFPKTALDVGCGEGNTAAYLKEKFGAEVTGIEINAEAATIARKKLDHLLQGPVEKAYELLKNHFDLILCLDVLEHLVDPWTVLKRLAGCLKPEGYLLISLPNIQNWRVLIDLAFGRWDYTDSGLMDRTHLRFFTERTAKEMISAASLRIVRFRRSMGSEIKLFNTLTLGLFRSFLTYHLYFLAQPAKQ; from the coding sequence ATGAAAAATTATTATAACCAAATTCGGCATGATGCATTGGCGTTACTGCCTGCCGAGTTTTTTCCGAAAACGGCCCTTGACGTGGGCTGCGGCGAAGGCAATACAGCGGCTTATCTGAAAGAAAAATTCGGAGCAGAGGTCACCGGTATCGAGATCAATGCAGAGGCAGCGACCATTGCCCGAAAAAAGCTGGATCATCTGCTCCAAGGTCCAGTGGAAAAAGCCTATGAATTGCTGAAAAACCATTTTGATCTGATTCTTTGCCTCGATGTTCTCGAGCATCTGGTCGATCCGTGGACTGTTCTAAAGCGACTGGCCGGCTGCTTAAAACCGGAAGGTTATCTGCTTATCAGCCTGCCTAACATCCAAAACTGGCGGGTGCTGATCGATTTGGCCTTCGGCCGCTGGGACTATACGGATTCCGGCCTTATGGACCGCACTCATCTGCGCTTTTTCACGGAACGTACTGCCAAGGAAATGATTTCTGCAGCCTCTTTGCGCATCGTCCGCTTCCGACGCTCCATGGGCTCGGAAATAAAGCTGTTTAATACTTTGACTCTCGGTCTTTTTCGCTCGTTTTTGACTTATCATCTTTACTTTTTAGCGCAACCGGCAAAACAATGA
- a CDS encoding class I SAM-dependent methyltransferase: MQKNYNERLFSNGIRSRYHFARYYWLKKKLIKLGCPCRRVLELGCFDAKTLNFLPKEPEYYLGYDADWEGGLQMGRAKWANRRNVDLRFCNSPEHLADAEPFDVAVCMETLEHLPVRDIKAYLEFLRCMTGDYCFITIPVERGVILPFKYAYKSIIGAVTTPYRFKELAAATLGRMKSVPRIETTHKGFDYRQCLQTIGLFFDVIEMEGIPFGWLPPYLNPTIGIVAKPKTGIK, translated from the coding sequence TTGCAGAAAAATTACAACGAACGCTTATTCTCGAACGGAATACGCAGCCGCTATCATTTTGCCCGTTATTATTGGCTTAAAAAAAAATTGATCAAGCTCGGCTGTCCCTGTCGCCGCGTTCTTGAACTGGGATGCTTTGACGCCAAAACCCTGAATTTTTTGCCGAAGGAGCCGGAATATTATCTCGGCTACGACGCCGATTGGGAGGGCGGTTTGCAGATGGGGCGCGCCAAATGGGCGAACCGCCGAAATGTCGACTTGAGGTTCTGCAACTCGCCGGAGCATCTTGCCGATGCCGAGCCGTTCGATGTCGCCGTCTGCATGGAAACCCTCGAGCACCTTCCCGTTCGGGACATCAAGGCCTATCTCGAATTTCTCCGGTGCATGACCGGCGACTATTGTTTTATCACGATTCCGGTTGAGCGGGGAGTGATTCTGCCTTTCAAATATGCCTACAAGTCAATCATCGGTGCCGTCACGACGCCTTATCGATTCAAAGAGCTCGCAGCAGCAACCTTGGGGCGAATGAAAAGCGTGCCGCGAATCGAAACCACCCACAAAGGCTTTGATTACCGCCAGTGTCTGCAGACAATCGGTCTCTTTTTTGATGTGATCGAAATGGAGGGTATTCCTTTCGGTTGGCTGCCTCCGTATCTGAATCCAACCATCGGAATTGTCGCAAAACCCAAAACGGGAATCAAATGA
- a CDS encoding glycosyltransferase family 4 protein, whose product MRKRSFTVLFLPQTTPVGASSRARIYAYLPEFEKDGFSFSVYPAASAALDSAFLRSPNLLQKIRWFLAQIFGRLGQIPKLRRYDCVYLHRETLPYFFPFTELLLRRLARRLIFDFDDAVFYYPKRASRLKQLLMDRHSANRIITAADRVIVSTPYLAEHARRFNKQVICIPTGVRFADYKDVKPQKGGRTVIGWIGSASTQHYIAHIAEPLKRLAQKHDFIFRVIGAQRLNLPEISVELLPWSLEKEAQDIASFTIGVMPLPDNPWTRGKAGYKLIQYMAAGVPAVGSRVGANCDIIEDGVNGFLASTAEEWYEKLERLIVDSDLRKRFSERGRQTVREKFSIERLYPLWLEAVTKW is encoded by the coding sequence ATGAGAAAAAGATCGTTCACCGTTCTTTTTTTGCCCCAGACCACACCTGTCGGCGCGTCCAGCCGTGCGCGGATTTATGCCTATTTGCCGGAATTCGAAAAAGACGGATTTTCCTTTTCGGTTTATCCGGCCGCTTCCGCGGCTTTGGATTCGGCGTTTCTGCGCAGCCCGAATCTGCTGCAGAAAATCCGCTGGTTCCTGGCCCAGATTTTCGGCCGACTCGGCCAAATTCCAAAGCTGCGTCGATATGACTGTGTTTATCTTCATCGTGAAACGCTGCCTTATTTTTTTCCTTTTACGGAACTATTGCTGCGTCGTTTGGCCAGGCGGCTGATTTTTGATTTTGACGATGCCGTGTTTTACTATCCCAAGAGAGCATCGCGGCTGAAACAGCTGTTGATGGATCGACACAGCGCGAATCGTATTATTACTGCAGCCGACCGTGTGATCGTCAGCACCCCTTACTTGGCCGAACATGCGCGGCGTTTTAACAAACAGGTCATCTGCATTCCAACGGGCGTTCGTTTCGCCGACTATAAAGATGTCAAACCTCAAAAAGGCGGAAGAACTGTAATCGGTTGGATCGGCAGCGCCTCCACGCAGCACTATATTGCCCATATTGCCGAGCCGTTGAAGCGGCTGGCGCAAAAGCATGATTTTATCTTTCGGGTTATCGGAGCACAGCGCCTGAATTTGCCCGAGATTTCTGTTGAGTTGCTGCCCTGGAGCCTGGAAAAAGAAGCGCAGGACATTGCCTCTTTTACCATCGGCGTCATGCCGCTACCGGATAATCCATGGACGCGCGGGAAAGCCGGCTATAAATTGATTCAATACATGGCCGCCGGCGTACCTGCCGTCGGCTCGCGGGTCGGCGCCAACTGCGACATCATCGAGGACGGCGTCAACGGTTTTCTGGCGTCGACTGCTGAAGAATGGTATGAAAAGCTGGAGCGGCTGATCGTTGATTCGGACCTGCGGAAACGTTTCAGCGAACGCGGTCGGCAGACGGTTCGGGAAAAGTTTTCGATCGAGCGCCTTTATCCGCTGTGGTTGGAGGCGGTCACGAAATGGTAA
- a CDS encoding glycosyltransferase family 2 protein — protein sequence MKKPPLFSVIIVNWNTCPLTLQAIRSVYAQGEEGVEVIVVDNASSDDSVERIRTEFPDVRLVVNSANLGYARANNLAMQIAKGDYFVLLNSDAELITPGTFAKLHQVFQSQPNVAVIGAKLIFPSGKVQSVGRQFLTLKRVIQEQIFFASVKAVRPTRIEYVDGAFMAVRRTVFEQLGGLNERLFMYGEDREWCFRILQNGRRIIVLKEIVVKHRHGASTKQNFREMLMHSLVNDCRWLVRHAGLAEAKLAYDVYLLGMALRIPLSLVRRKGLVRDYISGLIAAVKMRPRLRLVLKKHYTRA from the coding sequence GTGAAAAAACCGCCCCTTTTTTCGGTCATTATTGTAAACTGGAACACCTGCCCCCTAACACTGCAGGCGATCCGGTCGGTCTACGCTCAGGGTGAGGAAGGGGTGGAGGTTATTGTGGTCGATAATGCTTCGAGCGATGATTCGGTAGAACGCATCCGTACCGAGTTTCCTGACGTGCGGCTGGTCGTCAATTCGGCGAATCTCGGTTACGCCCGCGCCAACAATCTTGCCATGCAAATTGCCAAAGGCGACTATTTCGTGCTGCTCAACAGCGACGCTGAACTGATTACCCCCGGAACCTTTGCAAAGCTGCATCAGGTTTTTCAATCGCAGCCGAATGTTGCAGTCATCGGCGCAAAACTGATTTTTCCCTCGGGCAAGGTTCAGTCAGTCGGCAGGCAATTTTTGACGCTCAAGCGGGTAATCCAAGAACAGATTTTCTTTGCTTCCGTCAAAGCCGTAAGGCCGACTCGGATCGAGTATGTCGACGGGGCTTTTATGGCTGTCCGAAGAACGGTTTTCGAGCAGCTCGGCGGCCTAAATGAACGTTTGTTTATGTACGGTGAAGACAGGGAATGGTGCTTCCGCATTCTTCAAAACGGCCGGCGCATTATTGTTTTAAAAGAAATTGTCGTCAAGCATCGGCACGGGGCGTCGACCAAACAAAATTTTCGAGAAATGTTGATGCACAGCCTGGTTAATGACTGCCGCTGGCTGGTTCGGCATGCAGGCCTTGCTGAAGCCAAGCTTGCTTACGACGTGTATTTGCTCGGTATGGCTTTGCGCATTCCGCTGTCTCTGGTGCGTCGAAAGGGTCTGGTGCGTGATTATATTTCCGGTTTGATTGCGGCGGTAAAAATGCGCCCGAGATTACGATTGGTCTTGAAAAAGCACTACACGCGCGCTTGA
- a CDS encoding methyltransferase domain-containing protein gives MNALIKINLQELLNQAQPVAIELGCGQNKMPGCIGIDIIDLPEVDIVADLECGLPFFPDDSVDVFYAFHFLEHIDHLAELMRDIHRALKPDGRLILRVPHFSNPFFYSDFTHKRFFGLYSFDYFSRSPRFKRRLPRNYVDFSFRTQDLKLIFYSDRLPIKICRKVVQHIVNSSRALQEIYEELWSRWIPCSEIYAVLMPEK, from the coding sequence ATGAACGCGCTGATCAAAATAAACTTGCAGGAGCTGCTGAATCAGGCGCAGCCGGTAGCAATCGAACTGGGCTGCGGACAGAACAAAATGCCCGGCTGCATCGGCATCGATATCATCGACTTGCCCGAAGTCGATATTGTGGCTGATCTCGAATGCGGACTGCCGTTTTTCCCCGACGATTCCGTCGATGTCTTTTACGCTTTTCATTTCCTTGAGCATATCGATCACTTGGCCGAACTGATGCGCGACATTCACCGCGCCCTCAAGCCTGATGGCCGATTGATCCTGCGTGTTCCGCATTTCTCCAATCCGTTTTTCTACTCGGATTTCACCCACAAGCGCTTTTTCGGATTGTATTCCTTTGATTATTTCAGCCGCTCACCCCGCTTTAAACGTCGTTTGCCGCGTAATTATGTCGATTTCTCGTTTCGAACGCAGGATCTCAAGCTCATTTTTTACAGCGATCGCCTCCCGATCAAGATCTGCAGAAAAGTTGTGCAGCATATCGTAAACTCGAGCCGCGCCTTACAAGAAATCTATGAGGAGCTGTGGAGCCGATGGATACCGTGCTCCGAAATTTATGCCGTTTTGATGCCGGAAAAGTGA